A single genomic interval of Juglans regia cultivar Chandler chromosome 1, Walnut 2.0, whole genome shotgun sequence harbors:
- the LOC108987999 gene encoding uncharacterized protein LOC108987999 — MEATKLSFPTLHCRPFSSTSPRHRGRVNLTSTVAASGGTSGRDHWGRLVDENMIVLRLRIREMKISETNYEPPLNWMEWEKQYSLRYNEDISEALGLLQNYLMNTRPGLAFGMVAIVFLSALLSSGVALIHAIEIAKRILSIWPV, encoded by the coding sequence ATGGAAGCAACCAAACTTTCATTCCCTACGCTTCATTGCCGGCCATTTTCTTCCACATCGCCACGCCACAGAGGGCGCGTTAACCTAACAAGTACTGTGGCAGCAAGCGGGGGAACAAGCGGACGAGATCACTGGGGCAGGCTTGTGGACGAGAACATGATTGTGCTCCGGTTGCGGATTAGGGAGATGAAGATCTCAGAGACGAATTACGAGCCACCTTTGAACTGGATGGAGTGGGAGAAGCAATATTCTTTGCGTTACAACGAGGATATTTCTGAAGCATTAGGGTTGCTGCAAAATTATTTGATGAATACTAGACCAGGTTTGGCTTTTGGGATGGTGGCAATTGTTTTTTTGAGTGCACTCCTATCCTCTGGGGTGGCCTTGATTCATGCAATAGAGATAGCTAAGAGGATCTTATCGATCTGGCCAGTTTAA